CAGGTCTAGAGAAATGCCCGAATGATTTCCCCGGTCACTTTAGCAAGCTTACGGTAGAGAGCGTGAATGGTTCGGCGGACTTATATGAACGCAAGACGGCATGCCGTCTTAAAGTAGCACAGGACAATCAGGATAACATCCGCAAACGTATCCGTAGCTTTTATGTGGACGAGCGTGTGCTTAATGGCGGTTATGATGAAATAGATATTATGGGTAAGGATCCACGCCGAGTTTCGGCGGTTAATAAAATATTTGATTATATTACGAGCGTGAAAGAGGAAGGTCTGACCTCGCGCGGGATTTATTTACATGGAACCTTCGGAACAGGCAAAACGTTTCTGATGTGTTACTTGCTTCATGAGCTTGCTGTTACTGGGTATACTGGAGTTATCGTATATATGCCAGACTTTATCGAGGATCTGAAATCGATCATGATGGACGGCCAGAAGATGAAGGAAACCGTGGATACGATGAAAAACTGCGATTTACTCATTTTTGACGATATCGGTGCTGAGAATTTGAATCCTTGGGCGCGTGATCATGTGCTTGGTGCGATTCTAAATTATCGAATGAACCGTAAACCAACCTTCTATACCTCAAATTATCCGCTCGATGGCTTGGAGAAACATCTTAGCTTTACAAGTAAGGATGGCGAGGAAATTTATAAAGGCCAACGTTTGATGGATCGTATTGCTCCTTTTGTGGATGTTATTCCACTACATGGGGAGAACCAACGGGGTACTAATAGATAACTAGTCGGTTCCATCGTCTGACGTAATGCCTATGAAAGATAATTACGGAAAATCTCCCTGATATTCAACTGATTCGGTAGCTAATACAGAAATTACTCCGATTTTTAGGGAGGAATTCCCTGATTCTATTCGATTAAAGCGATTATCGGTTATAATCAGGGAGATTTTCCCTAATTTCTCACAAAAAACTTCCATGTGCCTACGGCTCACATCCCAGAATATGAAATCTTATCCCCTTTCATTCGTCCTTTCCGGTGCGTAACTCTCGCTGGAATTGAGAAGCCTGCAAATGTACAGCTTTTTAAGCGGATATCTGCTTCATGAAGTCCAAAGCCTGCAAATGTGCAGGAATCTCTTTGTTTATGACTCGAAAGCTTCTTCAGGAGAAGAAATAACTGCTGATTCTCCTAGGCCCCCTAATTAAACTGGAGTCTTTACACCCAATAATCTAAACTTAAGTTAAAGGAGTGATCCAGTATGGGAAAAAGGTTGAATAAAGAAACGCAGCTTAACATCGTTAAAGAAGCGTTGGCTGGTATTAAGGTGGGGGTATTGGCTCGCATGTATGACATCCATCCTGAAACCATTCGTAGTTGGATAAGAGATCATCGTGACTTCATCCCTGCTGAAGAGATTCCGTTTGCTGACGAGCACCTCCAGGAGCTACAACGGCTGCAAGAGGTCGAACAGCGGTACGAAAAGGCGGTTAAGGTGCTCGGGGAGAGGGAACTCGAGCTTGAAATCTTACGAGAACTGCTAAAAAAGCAAGCCCCCGCTTATCTGAAAAACTCGAAGTAGCAGAACCATTTATTAAGCGGGGAGAACCAGTAGCAGTGGTTCTGCGCATCTTAGGCATTTCGGAATCCACCTATTATGACCGCAAAAAAAGAGCGAATGTTGCACCATCTGAACGCCCTACAAGAGGCCGACGTGGCCGTCCAGTGCCCGGATACTCTTATACGTATGAGGGCGAACGCATATGCGACGAACAGATAAATCAATGGCTTCTTGAACTGATTGAAGGTGAAGAGTATGTTTACGGCTACAAACTTCTCGCAAAATGTATTCAGGATAAATACAACGTGAAACTAAATAAAAAGAAGTCTTACCGGTTATGTGACGAGCTAGGCATTCTTCAAAAACCACGCCAGCGAGTCCAGTCACATCCGCGTAGACTGCCGAGAAACCGTATCGTTACAAGCTCTAATCAACTCTGGCAAATGGATATTAAGTACGGCTACGTCAGTGGTTTGGAGCGTTTCTTTTTTGTGCTCAGTATCATTGATGTGTTTGATCGCGTTGTTGTCAAACAGTACAGAGGGCCCGCTTGTGAAGCTAAGCACGCCGTTCAGACGCTTTGTTACGCCCTTCAGAGTCGGATAACAGCAGGTGAAGAGATACCTACGATTCGTACAGATAACGGCCCTCAATTCACCAGTAAACTATTTGGAGATATGTGCGAGAGCCTAGATATTATCCATGAGCGCATACCCCCAAGGACACCAAATATGAATGCCTACATTGAGTCTTTCCATAGTTTGATGGAACGCGATCTGTTCCGTATAAGGGACTTTAGGACATTTGAAGAGGCCTATGAATCGCTTGACCAGTACATGGATTTCTACAATAACCGAAAAATGCACGGTAGTTTAAAATCGAAACCTCCAGCCGTGTTTTCAGCGTGGGTTAAAACACTAGAGGATTCTTCAGCATTTCATAGAGCGATGTAATTGCTCGAAAGAAAGAGTAATTCTACGTCTGCAGTATTTTTGGTGGACAGGACTCCGGATTAAGGGGGTCTAGCCGGATTTGCAGGAATTTATACTCCACTCCTCCGCGTATCCTTAAAAGATGTACTTTTGCAGGTTTATTCACCGTGCATCAACTGTATCAACGGGGATCGTTACTGCTTAGGCAACCATCAAACGAGTAGCTTCTTTAAGACACATCGTGCCGCTTACACCTTTGATCAAGCCTTGCATTTACGTAAAAGAAGAGGCTGTCCCATAAGTAGCATTCACTACTTTTGAGACAGCCTCTTTTATTACGCGATGATTCCCTTACTCCGAAATGAACTTAATGATAACCATGCCGAAAAAGACAACAGTCATAAATGCGGTCATTCCGAAAAATCCATTCATTAAATCGCCTAGATCATTGCGGGGTTCTTCGTTGATATGTTCTCGTGGGTCCCGTGCTTGCGCGTTGACATCCATAGTTTCTGCCTCCTTACAGGGACAATGCCTGTATAGTTAAGATGCAAATTAAGTTGACTATTATGAAATAAGTCATTGACATTTAATGCGCTTTCTTTAAGTATACCGAAAGGCAAGGGAGAATGTAAAGGAAAGAGTAATATAAAAAAATTAGCTTGAAAGCAATATAATTGCACGTGATATTTCACATATCCCTCAAAGATATGTTATACTGGAAATGTGTCGGTAAGTGGTAATTTGGTTATCATATTACATGAAACAATTTATTAACTTATATTTTCGGAGCAGCTTCCATAAACTAAGCTTTGGCTTGGAATTGAGTATTGCTTCGTAAAACTTTAGAGGAGGAACAATATCATGGCTATCGTGAACGTGTCTGACCAAACCTTTAGTAACGAAGTGGAAGGTCAAGGTACTGTAGTAGTAGACTTCTGGGCTCCTTGGTGTGGTCCTTGTAAGATGATTGCTCCAATCTTGGACGAATTGTCCACAGAACTGGGAGACAGCGTAAAAATTGCAAAATTGAATGTGGATGAGAATCCGGAAACGGCTTCCCGTTTTGGAGTTATGAGTATCCCAACCCTGATCTTCTTCAAAGATGGTCAACCGGTAGATAAAGTTGTGGGATTGAACTCCAAAGAATCCCTGAAAAATATCGTAGCTAAACATCAATAATTGTTAAATGCTACTGTTCGGGCCTCGGCCCTGCCACTCAGCGCCTTCGGTTCATTCCGGAGGCGTTTTGTGTGCTGAATGCCAACTAATCATGGGTCCAATTTAGCTGGAGGGGATCATTTTGGACAACATCCGTAACAAACTAGCTTTATTACCTGACTTGCCCGGGTGCTATCTGATGAAGAATCAAGAAGGCACCATTATTTATGTGGGTAAGGCGAAGGTACTTAAGAATCGGGTTCGCTCTTATTTTACAGGAAGTCATAATGGTAAGACTCAGCGGCTTGTCGCTAACATTGCTGATTTCGAATATATTGTTACGTCCAGCAACATGGAAGCGCTCATTCTCGAGTGCAATCTGATTAAGAAGCATATGCCGCGTTATAACGTTCTTCTGAAGGACGACAAGACATTTCCTTATATAAAAATAACGAATGAAGCTCACCCGCGCCTTGAAGTTACACGTCGGGTGATTAAAGATAAAGCAAAATATTTTGGACCTTATCCTAATGGTTATGCAGCACAGCAAACGAAAAAGCTTCTCGACCGTATGTATCCACTCCGTAAATGTGGTGTGATGCCGAAGGAGGTCTGTCTTTACTATCACATGGGCCAGTGCTTAGCACCGTGTGAAAAGGAAGTGCAGAAATCCGAGTATGAGCGAATTACACAAGAAATCGCTGCTTTTCTTGGTGGAGGCCATGAGGCGGTTAAGAAGGATTTGCAGCAGAAGATGCAGGAAGCTGCTGAGGAATTGTATTTTGAACGGGCGAAGGAATTGCGGGATCAAATTATCCATATTGATGCGTTGATGGAAAAGCAGAAGATTAACACCACGGATACGAAGGATCGTGACGTATTTGGTTATGCGGTAGATAAGGGATGGATGTGTGTACAGATTCTGTACATGAGACAAGGGAAGATGATCCAGCGACATTCCTCCGTCTTTCCGTTCTATGGGGAAGCTTATAGTGACTTTATGTCTTATGTGACCCAGTATTACAGTGATAATCCGGCTCTGCCGCAGGAGATTCTGCTGCCGGATGTGCTTGATGAGGAAGCTGTAGCTGATAAAGAAGCTAAGCAGCAGATTGTCATTGCTGCTCCAGCCGAAGATGATTTACAAAAAGGGGATGATACCCCTGAATCGGCTGAAGAAGCTGAGGCACGTGAAATCGCAGCTGCGGAAGCATCAGAAGCAGGCGTCGTTGATGCAACTGGTGGTGCGTCTATTTTACAGGAATGGCTCGGCATCAAGGTGCTGGTGCCACAGCGTGGTCTCAAGAAGCAGATGGTTGGTATGGCTTGTCAAAATGCACGAGTCGCTATCGACGAGAAGTTCCGACTGATTGAACGGGATGAAGAGCGTACCTCTGGAGCTGCAATCAGCTTAGGCGAGAGCTTGGGGCTTGAACGTTTGAGCCGCATCGAGGCGTTCGATAACTCGAACATTCAGGGGACCAATCCGGTTTCTGCAATGGTTGTCTTCATTGATGGCAAGCCCGCGCGAAAAGAGTATCGTAAATATAAGGTTCGTACAGTAGTGGGTGCGGATGATTATGGAACGATGCGCGAGGTCATTCGGCGGCGGTATGAGCGGGTACTGAAAGAGAATCTTCCGATGCCGGATCTTATTGTGGTCGATGGCGGTAAAGGACAGATATCTTCTGCCATTGATATTCTGGAGAATGAGCTGGGATTGTTCATTCCAGTCTGTGGTCTCGTCAAGGATGATAAACATAAGACGGCTCAACTTTTGGTTGGTGATCCGCCAGAACCTGTCACGCTGGCTCGGGACAGTCAGGAATTTTACCTGTTACAACGGATTCAGGATGAGGTGCATAGGTTCGCTATTACCTTCCACCGTGAACAGCGTGGGAAGTCCATGGTTACCTCTAAGCTGGACTCCATACCTGGTATAGGTGAGAAGCGACGCAAGGCGCTGCTTAAGCATTTTGGATCGCTCAAGAAAATTAAAGAAGCCTCTATAGAGGATTTCCGATCACTTTCTATAGGAGAAAAGCTGGCTAGTCAAATTCTTGAGGCGCTCAAGGATGAAGAGCCATCGACTTAGAGCATTAGGAATGAAAGAAAGCTGTATAAGCAAATTAAAAAGGTGTCATAGCAGGGTTCTGCTGTGACACCTTTTTTGTATCATCATCGGGTATCCACCCGTTACTTCTTTAACTTACAGATGTCGGTTCAACCGGCTTAAGTTCTGGTTTCTGCGGTGGGTTAAATCGATAGACGATATAGCCAACTATGAACGGCATGATAATCGCAAAGATACCTGCCCCTACATTCACGCTCTCTTTCATAAAGATCAGCGTAGCACCCATCAGAATGCTGTCAAACACGACATGACTGAACATGACGGCAATAAAGCCGTAACGAAGGAAAATATAGCTGAAGAGCAGCCCGATCACGGTCAGCTCAATGGGACGGGTGCTGATGGGATAGATCGGATATAACGTATGGCCAAATGCCCAGACCAGCGTAGTGATCAGGCATGCGATGAACGTGCTCCGGAATACCTTTTTCAACACGGGGATTCCGAAAAAGCGATAAATGGCTTCCTCGGATAAACCAGCGAGCCATGCGACGATGGGCAGCAGCCAAGCATATCTCATGTTGTAAGGAGATTGGGTAGCGTCAGTAGTAGACCAGTTGTTCAAGGTAAATGATAATATGATGAACATAAGGGTCTGCACCCCTAGCAGTACGAATGCCCAGATGTATCCGGCACGGATACTATCCAGCACATACTTTCCGTAGCCTGGCTCTTTGGCGCGTGGCCAAGGGTTCATTCCTTCTTCCTTTTTCCATAGGCCGTCGCCTCCAACTAGGGAGAAATAGAGCAGGGAGGACATTAGCAGGCTATACAAGGCATAAATGATGAACATAATGAAGGAGGTTATCTGAGCCTCAAGCCCTTCACCTGTGGATTCAGGTAGCATATTATAGGTGCTGATCATCATGATTACAAAATAAGCCGAGCTTAGGAATACTCCACGCTTAAAGGAGGTATGCTCCCTTCTAAGTATGCTGTAGATGAGTGCCAGAACTCCTACAGCTAGTGTAGGCAGGCCATAGCCGAACATAGTAAGCTTTTCCGCAAGAGAGGTCTGATCCTTCACGTAGGAGGTATGCCAGGCTGGAGCTGAGAATCCGGCTTTAAAGCTGGATACCTGCTCACCATTGAAATCGAAATAATAGTGTAGCAAGGATTCGCCGATCTGAACGGAACGATCTGTATACACGAGCCCGTGGTTTCCCGTATTATTGGATTCAATTTGCAGCTTGGCGGGATTCACATTCCATTCCTGAAGCCAGGGACGGGCAAGATTTTCTTTTTGTGCTAGAGACAAAGCAGTACCCTTGTCCTCTTCTTTTGCGCTAGTGGATACATTGCTTGGTAAGCCTGCAGCCGATCCTTCTGCACCTTGTGTGAAGGCGACTACTGCGCCAGTATACATATTGAGGTCAACGGAGATCAGTGGCTCTTGTTCCGCTGAAGGACTAAGTGTTACACGAAAGATGTCAAAAGGATATCGTTGATCCAATTTCTTTTTTGTATAGTCCTCCAAAAGCTTCTCGCGGGACATATAACCATAAAAGGAAGAGTCCGTATCGTACAGTACATTCCACTGATCGGTTGGTGCTTTGGTGTAGTTCAGCTTTTGTTCTGCGAATGATATGGCTTTGTCGCGGGCTTCCGCCTTACTGATGACAGTAGTATCTTCCCCGGCAGGGCTATTTAGCACCGAGGGAGCAATTTGAAACATAATAAATAGAATAAGACCGATAATGCCCGAGATGATGAGCCTCTTGGAGAGGGCACGTTGCTGTAAGGGCTGGCCAACGGGATTCATGT
This window of the Paenibacillus sp. FSL R10-2734 genome carries:
- the dnaI gene encoding primosomal protein DnaI, which produces MESMGDVLRSINNPTLRQRQRDLEQGLFNHPLVKALQSEHPELDDSRLRLHLPRLYQYVEESRNCANCPGLEKCPNDFPGHFSKLTVESVNGSADLYERKTACRLKVAQDNQDNIRKRIRSFYVDERVLNGGYDEIDIMGKDPRRVSAVNKIFDYITSVKEEGLTSRGIYLHGTFGTGKTFLMCYLLHELAVTGYTGVIVYMPDFIEDLKSIMMDGQKMKETVDTMKNCDLLIFDDIGAENLNPWARDHVLGAILNYRMNRKPTFYTSNYPLDGLEKHLSFTSKDGEEIYKGQRLMDRIAPFVDVIPLHGENQRGTNR
- a CDS encoding helix-turn-helix domain-containing protein, encoding MGKRLNKETQLNIVKEALAGIKVGVLARMYDIHPETIRSWIRDHRDFIPAEEIPFADEHLQELQRLQEVEQRYEKAVKVLGERELELEILRELLKKQAPAYLKNSK
- a CDS encoding IS3 family transposase produces the protein MKRGEPVAVVLRILGISESTYYDRKKRANVAPSERPTRGRRGRPVPGYSYTYEGERICDEQINQWLLELIEGEEYVYGYKLLAKCIQDKYNVKLNKKKSYRLCDELGILQKPRQRVQSHPRRLPRNRIVTSSNQLWQMDIKYGYVSGLERFFFVLSIIDVFDRVVVKQYRGPACEAKHAVQTLCYALQSRITAGEEIPTIRTDNGPQFTSKLFGDMCESLDIIHERIPPRTPNMNAYIESFHSLMERDLFRIRDFRTFEEAYESLDQYMDFYNNRKMHGSLKSKPPAVFSAWVKTLEDSSAFHRAM
- a CDS encoding YqzM family protein → MDVNAQARDPREHINEEPRNDLGDLMNGFFGMTAFMTVVFFGMVIIKFISE
- the trxA gene encoding thioredoxin, translated to MAIVNVSDQTFSNEVEGQGTVVVDFWAPWCGPCKMIAPILDELSTELGDSVKIAKLNVDENPETASRFGVMSIPTLIFFKDGQPVDKVVGLNSKESLKNIVAKHQ
- the uvrC gene encoding excinuclease ABC subunit UvrC; translation: MDNIRNKLALLPDLPGCYLMKNQEGTIIYVGKAKVLKNRVRSYFTGSHNGKTQRLVANIADFEYIVTSSNMEALILECNLIKKHMPRYNVLLKDDKTFPYIKITNEAHPRLEVTRRVIKDKAKYFGPYPNGYAAQQTKKLLDRMYPLRKCGVMPKEVCLYYHMGQCLAPCEKEVQKSEYERITQEIAAFLGGGHEAVKKDLQQKMQEAAEELYFERAKELRDQIIHIDALMEKQKINTTDTKDRDVFGYAVDKGWMCVQILYMRQGKMIQRHSSVFPFYGEAYSDFMSYVTQYYSDNPALPQEILLPDVLDEEAVADKEAKQQIVIAAPAEDDLQKGDDTPESAEEAEAREIAAAEASEAGVVDATGGASILQEWLGIKVLVPQRGLKKQMVGMACQNARVAIDEKFRLIERDEERTSGAAISLGESLGLERLSRIEAFDNSNIQGTNPVSAMVVFIDGKPARKEYRKYKVRTVVGADDYGTMREVIRRRYERVLKENLPMPDLIVVDGGKGQISSAIDILENELGLFIPVCGLVKDDKHKTAQLLVGDPPEPVTLARDSQEFYLLQRIQDEVHRFAITFHREQRGKSMVTSKLDSIPGIGEKRRKALLKHFGSLKKIKEASIEDFRSLSIGEKLASQILEALKDEEPST
- a CDS encoding CPBP family intramembrane glutamic endopeptidase, yielding MNPVGQPLQQRALSKRLIISGIIGLILFIMFQIAPSVLNSPAGEDTTVISKAEARDKAISFAEQKLNYTKAPTDQWNVLYDTDSSFYGYMSREKLLEDYTKKKLDQRYPFDIFRVTLSPSAEQEPLISVDLNMYTGAVVAFTQGAEGSAAGLPSNVSTSAKEEDKGTALSLAQKENLARPWLQEWNVNPAKLQIESNNTGNHGLVYTDRSVQIGESLLHYYFDFNGEQVSSFKAGFSAPAWHTSYVKDQTSLAEKLTMFGYGLPTLAVGVLALIYSILRREHTSFKRGVFLSSAYFVIMMISTYNMLPESTGEGLEAQITSFIMFIIYALYSLLMSSLLYFSLVGGDGLWKKEEGMNPWPRAKEPGYGKYVLDSIRAGYIWAFVLLGVQTLMFIILSFTLNNWSTTDATQSPYNMRYAWLLPIVAWLAGLSEEAIYRFFGIPVLKKVFRSTFIACLITTLVWAFGHTLYPIYPISTRPIELTVIGLLFSYIFLRYGFIAVMFSHVVFDSILMGATLIFMKESVNVGAGIFAIIMPFIVGYIVYRFNPPQKPELKPVEPTSVS